The DNA segment ggtgcaattagtCACTTTTCACCGATGCTGTATTCTTCAATCTTTCATCTTTTCCGCCTGTTTCGATTTTCCTTCCCCGTCAAAGTCAAACTTTAGTTTGCTGCTATTACTTTAAAGATGAAGAAGGAAGTACTTCTTTATCCTCCTACCGACTTggtttctttattttcttctttgtttgttaagtttgttttatttgaagttcaTATCTCTTAACCTGTTTGAATTGCACTTGTTTTCTAtaatctttttatttctatccttttcggatttagcaaaaGTAGAAACAATAGATCTTGCTCGTAGGTAACTCGATCTACatggttgcaaaaaaaatgaTCTAGATCTGAAGTTTCAGAAGGATttaaataatgaaaatagattgcaGCTGCTTCTCTGTGAATTCGAATTTATGAGAAatgtatgttttatttttatttgtatttattgtactttttatgtttttttgtactctttatagtatttttttttcttttatggaTGTTGTATTATGTTTTAACCTCCATTTGAGTGAGTTTTTTTTCTTACTGTTAAATTGAAATTATATAagcatttttatatataaaaaagaagtgtatttttttttggtaaacatgaaagaaaacacacaaaaaagaCTAAGGCAGAATCATCATCGGAAAGCTAACACCCAAAAGGTCATCTAACATCAGCTTTCGAACCTCTTGTACTGGGAAAGAAAGAACAGAGACTCCGAAGTCAAAATCATGAGCCATACCAGCCAAACAATCAGCAACCTAATTCTGCTACCGGAAAACATGACGAACCCGAACACACTCAAAATTCATGATAAGATGCTTAATCCCTTTAAAGAGATTCCGACCAATACAACCAGCAACGCCATCTCCATTAAGAGCATCCACAATCTCAGAATTATCCGATTCAATCTCAATCAAACGGTAGCCCTTATTTGAAGCAGGAGAGATACCAGAGAAGAGCCCCCAAAGCTCCGCACCATAGGAGGACCCTATACCAATCTTATGACCGAATCCAGCCACCCAATCCCCATGACTGTCACAAATGACTCCACCAGCCGAAATGGATCTGTCACTCATCCTCGAGCCATCGGTATTAAGTTTAAGCCACTCTACAGGAGGTCTCACCCAGTGAATATTAGTCTCAATACGAGAAGGCCCACAACTGCCTTCCCCCGAGTTATTCCATGCCGCTTGAAAATCACTAACAGTTGAATGGATTACCAACAAAAAGTTCGAGGGGATTTCCTCTTTTCTATCAAACACAAAATAATTACGCCACCGCCACAAGAGCCAGCAACAAGTGATAAAAGTAATTTGCCAACTATTAATCGAGTTTAGCTCCTTATCCTAGAGGCACCACGAAAACCAATCTAGATCCGGTTTTGCAAAGAAGATAGACACCAGGCAAGTCGGAACAAGGTATCGCCATACATCCCCATTCTGCTGACACTCACGGAGCGTGTGAATTATATTCTCACAACCAAGCACACAACGAGAGCAAAGATCCGTAGAAACCAGATGTCTACGAAATCTCTCTTGGTTCGTTAAAAGCTTATGGTGAGCAGTCAGCCAAGCGAAGCTGTGTAATCTTTGTGGAATTTTTAAGGCCCTGATTTTTTTTCCAATGACCCGAAGCAACACCTACCAAAGGTTTGCGAACAAGGttataggccgatttgcaagtaAATCGCCCAGAATTAGAACCACCCTAGATACGACAATTAGAATCAGCCCCATCCAGGCTAAGTTTAACACTACGAATCCTCAAAAGCCAATCCATGTTAAGAAACGGTTCAATCATATCCCAGTTCCAATCTCCATTACTATTGACATAGTCCGCCACCCTCAAACCAAGAGCAGAAGCATGAGGTTTTGGATTAGCTACATCAATCAGTTTAACATTGTTCATCCAAACATCACTTCAGAACCTCACATCAGTCCCATTTCCAACTTTTCATTTAACTCCACTGCAAAATTCCTGGAATACAGAGTGGAAGTTCTTCCAAAGGAATGAACAATTTTTAACACGACCAGTCCCTCCAAACACCTCATCTTTCATATATTTACCAAGAAGGACCCGTACCCACAAAGCATCAGGCTCTTTCCACATACGCCAAACAAGCTTCATAAGAAGAgccttattattatctttagctTTTCTGAGACCAGCTCCACCTTCATcttgaattaattaattagatttaatttctttcttttttctatgGTAAAGAAATGTAAAATAAATCTCAACTTTTGaagttaattatatatatggtccattaattataaaaagtggaatataaatattataaatttttaaatttttattataataactatttaatagtaatttttaattaaattaatattattattattatttgaaaggattattattattatatcaaAACTTAAAGTATGTAAATTATTCGGGACAAGATTGGAGTTTTCCAACAGGCTTTCTCAAAGCGTATTCAAGGCAACTTTTCTCCTAGAGACGGTGAAGCGGTGGGTGTCAAGGAAGCGCTTAATTGGCTAAAAAGTCTCGGGTTGGACAACTGTGAAGTCGAAACTGATTCCGCCTTGGTGGTTGAACATTTGCAGCAAAATTCTTTTATCTCTCCATATGGACTTATCCTCGATGACTGCAAGTGTCTGCTTAACTCTTTTAATGACATTAGAATCAATTATGTTAGTCGTGCATCGGTTAGCGGGTATATCTTATTCTTTGGCCAAGCTTTCAGTTTGGTCACATAGACCTTCTGTTTTTTTGTTTGATGCTTTGTACTGTGatgtttccttttttttttgaagatgaTGTTTCCTTTTAATGATATCTTTTCtagtttcaaaaaaaagtttattttatttatatttaaaatttaaatattaattaaattttattaatattgaaaaagtaaaataaGAAATATTATTCGTAATATCATTAATGATATGATTGATAACAAATAATAAAGTGTGAgtttcctttcaaaaaaaataagggttaattttgattttttttaatgtgatTTTACGTTTTTACAGATCGTGTGGTTTTTTTACCCCAAAACAAACTTTATGGTTTGTACCGttagcagaatcaaggattttTACCCAAAACAAATCTTATGATTTGTGCCGTTAGCAGAATCAAGGCAAAATTAACACAATTAAACTGTACGGATAATTTCAGATTTTTTTGGAATACTAAATACCGCCcctaaattacttatcaccgctcccatttggatttttttgcccattctcataattttaatcaaaaactgaaaattgtCTTTCCAAAATCTTAACCCCgaaaaacaataattgaaattataaaaataattgatatgtgaCAACCCGAAttccggaaatggatgattacgagtcggaaacattaaaatttacgttttttttatcaaagaactcatgaaaataatacatatttttttataacgaTTTTGTATTTCTCATCACAAAAATTGGAAgattttacatttttcgtcacaaaaaattgaacggTTTAGTATTTTTCCTAAattttttacgattttgcaccCGGTCAAATTTTAGCTGATTCTCTAAAAAAATccagttttgaaaaaaaatataaaaatgacaaAATTGTCTAAATAGGACGGTGATAAGTAGTTTGATGCGGTAAATAACAatactttttttcttctttcttttaaaAGACGAGGAGGAGTTGACTTTTCAAAATCATTTTCCTTTCcttctttctttttaaaaaaatttatcgtGATTCTGCTAACGGCGCAAACTACAAAGTTTAtcttgagataaaaaaaaaacatgtaccATTATGTAAAAACGTGAAACCAcatgaggtttttttttttttttttttttaataacctAGAAAACAAAGTgcaagttttttttaataaaaagatGAGTTTCAACCCACAACCTCCCCCTCTAATTTCACAAGTGTACCAACTATGCTCTTTTGGCAACAAAGTGAAAGTTAATCTATTGATAAAGTAGGGTAAATTTTAtatatggtgtacaacctttgacTCATTTCAAACTTTGatatacaaccttcaatttgtctcactaatatgtacgaacttagaggcgacctcccactttggtatacagcaggtaaaaatgactggTCAACACTTAGTCAACGCaccacctcatcatttttaatTCAAATCATTAGTAAGAGTAGAACCCACAAATTATTaaagttatattttttatttttctctcttttacccttgtctcttcctcttcttctttctatttctttctctctccaacTTATCTTtttaatctctttctctttaaaTTTCTTTGTCTCTctcacctctctctctctctctaactttggGTTTTAAAATAGAGAAGGTTTGTTTACAGCTTCTTTTACTGCCTACTTGGTTTCGGAACCGAAATAATGCAACTATATATGATTTTCAAAGATTTGTAGCTTTACAAATGATTCTATAATTTCAACACACTAAAACTGAACTATAGAGAAATTTTTTAAAACCTGAcgagcccaagcccagcccacaATAAATTAAGTCGGGCTCGGACTCGGGCTGAGCTCGGGCCTAAAATATGAATCCCAAGCCCACCCGTCTAAgcccatttatatattaaaaaaatacaattaatttatattataaattataatatataaattatatatatgctCACCTGCATTGTAAATTTCATGTTGTTGTTCAACATAGAGAAGGTGGCCCAGTGATGAAATTTCTTGCACTTAATAAGTGTACCTGGACGGAAGTTTTTGCACGTATATATCATGTTGCaggtgtatatatatatatatatatatatatcgggccgggccgggccagGCCCATGGAAAATTCATATAGCCCAAGCCCGCCTAGTTTCTGACGGGTTTATACGGGTCTGGGCCGGGCCGGACCTGACACCAATTTTATGTGTCCAAGCTTGGGTTAATGGGCTTGGGCCTGGGCCGGCCGGCCGGGCTCACCGGCCCATGCACAGGTCTACTCCTTATTGATGTTGTTTACTATCAGCTTCCTTCTTCAGGGATGGGACAGTTGACGCAATCGCCCTCACTTTCTCCACCCCTGAATAAGGGAAGTTTGGAGGAGGCTCAAAGCAGGTAGCAAAGGGAGGCCAATGTGACTCGGGTGAGAAATCAAAGCGGCGATGGAATTGAAAAGATCCAACAACTCTAAAATGTAGTTGAGATAATCTTCCATGGATCTGGGCTTGTACGTATTAATTAGAGAATGagattttttatgaaaataatggtGAAAATAGttattagagagagaaaaagttagagagagaaaggggttagagatgaagaagagttagagagagaaaggagccatggaagagagatgaacaaatgagtgtatttttatttttttttatttttttattggaataaagggtattttgataattatatatGAGATGTGTCTAATTAAAGTTGAAAAATggtgaggtggcgcgttgactggaGTTGATCGGTCATTTTCACCGGCTATACACCATAGTGGGAAGTCACCtctaagttcgtacatattattgagacaaattaaaggttgtacaccaaagtgtgaaatagggcaaaggttgtacaccatatgTATGCATTCTTAATAGaacaaataatttattagtctccacATTTTTACATAACACACCGTGTTTAGttcttttattttgaaaaacatgttATAAGATCCCTATTGTCACCACTGTTAACTCTTTAGTCATTTGTCTATTTTTTCAGATTTTTATccaaacatatcttagcttttaggacagtCATAGTGCGATACAAAATGTCTCtgttactctattattttcCATCTACCTGTTTATGCcgaatataacggttaaaaatctaaaaaaaatagatagaaaGACCAAAATGTTAAAATGTTCAAAATAGGGGACTGACAATATGTTAAGTAAAAAGGagagaactaataaattatttaccctttttattAGATTCTATTCCAGTACAATAtaaattccattttttttttctaaaactaAATGGAGATGGAAACTAATCAGACCAAATTGTTCAACCGTAACTATACCAAACAGCTTATGGACCCAATCGGTTCAAGCGGTTCTAGTCGGTTTTCAGAGATATAAGAACTATACTCTCAACCGAACCGGAAATGTGACTGATTCCAAGTCGGTCCAGTTCTTAAAACCATGATAAAAACTCAATGGAATGTTGacatgtaacaaaaaaaaaaaaaaaaaagttgaatatATACCAAGTGTCATACTCACATGATCGGCTTTCATAACTCATAGTGACAGTCACATATGTGCCACatgtagggatggcaacgggtagaaTACCCTCGGGTAGCGCCAatcccgtttattttttaattaccagTATCcatctcattaccctaacgaaTATACTTTATGCatctcatacccgtctcatttaattcacgggtacccacaggtacccttacccgttaagaatcaataaataaaaacaaaaaatattacaaatttaacaaagtacaaatttaataaatcattcatctaaaagaacaaattgaaccttaatcaataagaataaagtagcttagtggtatcacttaatggtCAAAAAACAAAAGGTTGGTGTTCAAATCTCACGTCTTCCTATACCTTTTTATatagggtacgggtagtcccattagggtcgggtagtacCAGATACCCGCGGGTAGAGTACCCATTGCCATCCTAGCCATACAGCATACCTCaagtcacaattttttttttttggccttGTCCGTGTCGTTAGTTGACATATAGTCAATCGTCATTTGTGCACGTTAACGTTAATATTCCAGTGAGTCTTTATACATAAATAAACcggaatgactttattgaaTTCGAAACAAACGGACAGTGAAAGTTGAATTCATATTATATATTCTGTGATCATcaaatatacttttttttaacagTGAATGTCATCTCATACTTCAGCAGAAGATCTTCCTATTCTAATCCAATCTATACCAGCTATACCTTCTATTCTACCACTCTCAACAAAAATTATAACTTCCTGTTCCTTTCAGcatcaaatttaagttcagtcAAGCGACATTGTCGAAAAACGGATGTCCCGGAACAGCAACGCTTGCTAGTTAGTTCATGATCGAATCAAGTGTCGAATGAAACGTCATTCAGTCAGTATGCTGCTTCCACTTTTCACAGGGTGTCAAAATTTCATGCTAATGAAAGTGTTAAAAGGCTTACATTCCGTGGCAGTCATCGAATTGTCCGGGTTTTGTAGGCAGTGTATGCCAACAGGAACGGAATTCCGAAGCTGTACACTGGAAAGTGGAACAATGGGTTCATGTCATAAGCTTTCATCATGGTCCGGCAACTCTGCAAGAAACAAACTAGCTTAAATAAAGAACGATAACGGTTAACTTTGATGAATACTAGTCGGTTTACTCGTTCACACGGCTCATAGAGACGAACTGAACGTTGTCCCAAATTATTCTTTCTAGAGTGAGGAATAAGgacaaattaatagaaataatgacaAACTGTTATTGCTTCTAGAAGAAGGATTAACGATGAGACGGTTAATGCATGATCAATGTATagttaatgataattaattccGGGGTAAATATGCAATAACGAAGGAAAAGAAGGAGCCTTCAAACACTATGTCATGCCATCTGGATCGAACCATGACAAGACATGCCATAACGAGATACACCCTGATGAGAGCAAGTAAAAGAGACCCGCCATTGTTCATACAACCTCGTTAATGTCAAAAGGTTACAAAaatctatataaataccccactCTGAGGTATTCGAGGTATGCTTACCGATTCTCCTAAAACCTCTTGtcaattattcttattattctcAAACAATATACTGATTTTGGCTTCGCAGTGTCTcccgccgatcccaacggcacctcatAGGGAGGAGATTCCAACCAAGGAAATTTACACAATTATCAACTATATTCATTCTTGAATCTTCCTACAGCACATGTATGGATTTTCAGTAACAGAACAATGCAAATTTTTCCTTATTCTTATACTCCAAAGTTCGCAAATTTCTCTCGAGAACTCGAGCTTAGGGTCGGGAAAATATATACCAGCTTATCTTATTTCGAGAAGTATGTGGAATGTGATGAATAGGGGTGTAAACGAACCGTGGTGGTTCGAAAACTATTCGAGTTCGGCTCGGTGAAAGCTCGATCAAAACTCGGCTCGATAGGGCTCGACTCGAGTTCGGGATCGGCTCGAGCACTAACGAGCTAAGCTCGAGCTTCCTCAAGTTCGGCTCGAAAACTCACGAATATgctcgattatttttaattgatatatatatatatatatcattgttttaaatttttctttcattAGTTAGTAGtagttttcatcacaattcacaactcaCGTAAGATTTAACTTATcaaaaaatgacacaaaaaaaCTCAGATTTTGAGTCTTTAGCTAGAAAGTTAGGTTTTGatattgaacaaaatacattgcaaactttaatatatatttcatagttTGAGTTTGTGTTTTCCGATCACAAGTACCGTCTACTATTCTTGAATCTGGGCAAGAACGTACGATTGTACCGTCTACTATTCTTGAATTTGGGCAATAACAtaagattgttttttttttataaatattttaaaatcatatggagtatgttataaggtttttttgttttgttttctacGCTACTTATTTTATACATGTATGATGAATTTGATTAAAGCTTGctagaagctcgataaaagctcggttcGGTCAAAGCTCGAACAAATTTGGTTAAAattcggctcggtcaaagctcggttcGAGATATTAACGAACCAATACCGAGCCTACCTCGGCTCGGCTTGTTTAGACCCCTAGTGATGAAAATGAGTGCAACTGTGCGAGTGTGACATTGTTATTACCAATTTTCGTAGACCCGAATTCGATATTCTGCAAACGTATATGCATCAGAAAGCATACTTTTACAACATTAAGCTAAATAGCAATTGAGAGTTAGAGACTTACCATAACATGCTTCCAACAGATTGCTAACGAAACAGCGAAGAGCACTTTCCGAATCCATCTCTTACCGGAACAAAATTTCAGTCTCGTTCTATCGTTAATGTTAGAATTCTTAGTACTTTTTCTGTAATCATCCTCCTCTTTCTTTCCTGATTGTGATAGGAAATGTTCCTTGAATACGCCTCTTTCTGCAGCCATTGCCATGGAGACAAAAATAGCCGGAAAAACCACGAAGAAAAGATGAGGAAGGACAATCACCATTACATCGGGAGATCCAATATACTCGTGAGCTTTTACGTCCTTCAACGATCTCACTACCCATCCCATATACGTCATGTACCCTGTTTCTTGAACGTCGGTGGAAACATGCCCAATGAACCACGGGCATAGCAGAAGGTACAACAAGTATGCCACAATACCATACCATAATATCGGAACCCTGCAGAGCTCTTGtaaagcccaaaatataccgtTTATGTATCGTTTTTCTGCGGTAAAAGACTTGTAGGAGTACTGAGTCCTCGGAAATAAGAGAAGGAGTTTCGGGATAAGCAGAATGCAGAGAAATGCATATACAGCAGACCAAAATATTGGGTAATACAAAGCGGACCATTGACATCCCATGACGAAAAATTCTTTCCATGTCCATGAGATCTTGGCACCCAGACCGTCTATCGAAAATGGCCTTAACTCGGTCAAGGTTGAGCTGCCCTTAATGTCAATGACTTCTATCTGCAGCCAAAATCTATCCGGTGATGGATCCTCGAACGCTTTATGATTCCATGGAGCTGCGTAAAAATCTCCCCTCGACACTTCCTCCGAAACTTTTATCATCGGTGTTTCCATAACCAGGTTCAGAGTTCCCGGACTTCGATCATAGACCCTAGCTGTAACAGACAGAACAGGAGAAACAGAGAACACAAGTGCTCTCACTGTCTGATAAGGTGCGGGGTTCAtatttaggcatcgataactTTCATGCCCCGAATTCGTTGACATAGTCCGCGAGTCTAGTGGAAATGTAGGCACCACGATTGTTTTCTTTGCGCCTGAGCTAAAATCAACATCCAAATACGAAACAAGACCTCTATCAATAGCCAAAACCCGCATTGCTCTACTCTTCCTCCAGTCACCCATCTCCCATTCCCAAAACTCCGGCAACGGGCCTCCAGGCGGACAGTTATTAGTACCTCCAGAAGACATTTGATGAATATTGAACTGAAAAAACTTCTGTGAGGACAAAAGATTTCGACTTGACTGATGATGATGCCGTTTTAAATTCTTACCGAACCTCGAATGAAGATGCCCACATAAATAAGTTGATGCCGAATGATTAAGAAAAACATCTTTCAAGTTCTTCCCGGAATGTGATGATGCTGAAAATGAAAGCGGAAAATGTCCGAACAGTATCTTTGTTAGAGGCTTATTTGACAGATGATCCCATTGTGATAAATGAGAATCCATTTGAGCAAATAGATTATCAGTAGGATGCCCGAAAAGGTTTGTCGGACCCCGTAAACCAACGGAAGCTGTAGTGTCCAACCCAACAAATAAATGCTTGTGATCTTGAGTCtggaaaatagaaataaaaacgAACAATTCAATTTCCAGCCCCGGCTCCATAATATAAGGTAATATTTCAGCTCCATATGAAATTCATGTTTCGAAACAGTTGCTTTTAGAGTTCGTAAAATACGACATGAAATTCAAGTAACTATCAGAAAAGTATTGGAATTCATATCAAGAACAATGAATGATGATTTCGTATTTAAGTGCCCATTTGATTCTCCGTTTTGGGGCAAAAAGTACCCACGGTCATTAAAGTAGAGGGTATTTACTCCAATGGTCACTAAAGTAGATTTTGAGACAATAAAGTCACTAAAGTAGCACATCTCCGTCGATAAAGTCACTGCGCCCGAATCTGGCTGACTTGCTCCGCCAGAATGCTGACGTCAGTGATACCTAATTGACACGTCATAAACATGATTGGAGCAGCAGTCATGTGACAGCCATGCGTTATCCACGTGGTTGCCAAGTATTTAATGTGTGatgttttcttttcctttttagaCACTTGGCAGCCACGTGGACGACACGTGGCTACTCCTCTAATCATGTTTATGACATTGTTGACATCAACATTCCGGTAGAGCAAGTTGCCAGATTCGGTCGTAGTGACGAAGAATCTACTTTAATGACCACCGATGTAAATACCCTCTACTTTAGTGACCATATGTGCTTTCTACCCCTCCCTTTTTAGCCGCTTTTTGCCGCTTTACTTCAAACAGTAGCTATAGCGTGTTTAGTTAGCAATAAGAAAGACCTAATACATCCCTGAatttgtccataatagtagattgaccTCCTAGactttgtaagtgtctcaccagctcatTGAACTTAATTATTCCGTATCACCAactcccttaacttgtccataaaagtagatcagctccttgaactttataagtgtctcaccaactccctaaacttgcttattcggtaacaactaaatacaaaaacctgcaaagtttagggagttggtgagacacttataaagttcagGGAGTTGGTCATACGGAATAATCAAGTTAaaagagctggtgagacacttgcaaagtttagggagtcaatctactattatggacaagttcagggagctggtaaTGTATTAGACCAATAAGAAACAAACAACTGTTTATAGCTATTTTGGAAGGAAAATTAGCGAATATCTATCGTTAccagcaacaacaaacatcaACAACCGAACCAAACATGCCGTAAATAGGAAAAGTGATTCGTAAAAACATAAACCGATTCTAAAAGGAGATACTGACCTCAACCGTGACACTATTGATGTTGTCCCGTCTTCCCAATTGTCCATTAATGCTGTGTCttgaaaaaaaatcatatgTACCACCAACAGCAGGAACTCCAAAATTATCGTGATTTCCTCGAAGATCGTAAAAGATTTCCTTGTCAAGCCCACTTCTTCTAACGACATCTTTCATTACATTTTCGTATTCTAGCCACTCGTCTTCATTTTGTTTCATTGTTAACAAGTCCTCGCTTTTCCCATCTGGTAAGGAGAAGAATAATGTGTTTTCAGGAGATTCATACGGTTCATTGCAATGGTAGCAAAACACGGTTCTCAATCAGAACATACATTTGGCTTATTTCCGCATAATCAAACAACTAACCGAAAGGAAAGAAGAATACAGATGATTGTGTTGATGAGCATCTGGCAGTAAAAATGTTAGCTTCTGACACGATAACACGATTTATAGAGACAACCTTATTGACACGATTATTACTTGCGTATATAATCACAaggaaaatatatatagataaatagCATGATTTTGACACGATAACCCGAATTGCTACACCTGGAGTAACGTTTCAAAGAAAGGTCAGGAACCACTAGATTGCTTATATAACTACTTTGAGATTTGAGTCTTTATAGGCAACAGAATTTGAGTTGTCATACGTAAATACTAGCATTATCCAGTATCATTGTATTCAGAGGCGGAGGGAGGGGGTGCACGGGGTCCATTGCACCCCGGACGCTGGAATTCATTCTAGGAGGCATGGTTCCAGACGACATTCCATCCCACATGAGAAGAGGGTCAAGGAATGCTGTGATTGCATCCCTAGATTGgaggcaagccttcccctgccaatttttggcaagaggccgttcctaagactcgaacccgtgacctctcagtcacacgacaacaacgtttaccgttacGCCAAGTGAATTTGCCTATTCggtagaaaaaaaataaaatagtaaaataattatcttttgGAGAGATGGCCGAGTAGTTGATAGCTCCGGTCTTGAAAACCGGTATAGTTCGCAAAGAACTATCGAGGGTTCGAATCCCTCTCTCTCCTTTTCTCGATGAATAAATTTATGACTAGAATTAAGAGTGTCAAAACAGGTTGTCGTCATGTTATGTGATAGAAATAcaacaaaaatgataatcatATCAAACGGGTCGTGTTAGTGTTTCCGTCTGGAAATCATGTTATCTTGTCAGAAATCGACAGTCCTACTGAACATCAAGCAGATTTACATGAATGAATAAACCGTATACTTCCATATTAAcaaagagaatcagtaagtttATTTCAATGATCATTTGCTGGGTTACATGCGTTGTTGGTCACTGAATttacatggttgtctcaaaatggacactcaacttcaatttgtctcaatacaatcactcaactttgagttttgtctcaattaggtcacttcAGTGATTTCACTAAATTAAAAAGGATCGAAACGATGATCGAACATGACATCCATTTATGCGCCACCTTGCCGCCAtatgaaaaagaaacaaaatttagttttttttcataaaaataaccgacatgTGGCGGCCATGTGTCGTTTCGATTAGACATCTGAGCTAACTCATGCTCACGTGTCAGCCATGGC comes from the Euphorbia lathyris chromosome 5, ddEupLath1.1, whole genome shotgun sequence genome and includes:
- the LOC136229589 gene encoding putative metallophosphoesterase At3g03305, whose product is MNHLDFPRIREMGILILTILCLNYIIPLSSIAAPLHRRQKAAGKTVSQRVIQVKEGPESVIWAVQLSDLHFSVHHPDRALDFKKIIAPTLQMINPSLVLITGDLTDGKSEDLLTMKQNEDEWLEYENVMKDVVRRSGLDKEIFYDLRGNHDNFGVPAVGGTYDFFSRHSINGQLGRRDNINSVTVETQDHKHLFVGLDTTASVGLRGPTNLFGHPTDNLFAQMDSHLSQWDHLSNKPLTKILFGHFPLSFSASSHSGKNLKDVFLNHSASTYLCGHLHSRFGKNLKRHHHQSSRNLLSSQKFFQFNIHQMSSGGTNNCPPGGPLPEFWEWEMGDWRKSRAMRVLAIDRGLVSYLDVDFSSGAKKTIVVPTFPLDSRTMSTNSGHESYRCLNMNPAPYQTVRALVFSVSPVLSVTARVYDRSPGTLNLVMETPMIKVSEEVSRGDFYAAPWNHKAFEDPSPDRFWLQIEVIDIKGSSTLTELRPFSIDGLGAKISWTWKEFFVMGCQWSALYYPIFWSAVYAFLCILLIPKLLLLFPRTQYSYKSFTAEKRYINGIFWALQELCRVPILWYGIVAYLLYLLLCPWFIGHVSTDVQETGYMTYMGWVVRSLKDVKAHEYIGSPDVMVIVLPHLFFVVFPAIFVSMAMAAERGVFKEHFLSQSGKKEEDDYRKSTKNSNINDRTRLKFCSGKRWIRKVLFAVSLAICWKHVMSCRTMMKAYDMNPLFHFPVYSFGIPFLLAYTAYKTRTIR